AAGGAGCAGGGTAGCGATTTAGCGCTACcccactagcgccccagcgctcaagtcAGCAAAATTCCTtccctgggtagcgctgtagcgcccacttgtGGGCACTATATCGCTACACATAGCCAGAAATGCCCCTGAATCTttccccttcgactccaccatttccaaccgaaaccaaaagcttccaaacctcattttaagtcccaaatgaacccaaaaaccatctacacatttcctaggcatcacaacccaagtaaccctagccaaaaactcccatcaattccatttaaccaatctagaaaaccaagctgaaaaccaaaccaaaaacagagcaaagctagagttttaatggctagaaccttacctcaagctcatattAGGATCCTCttaaatggtggaacacaatcctaagccctcaagatccacttccctagcttgaatcctcaagaacagctcaaaaattcaaaagaaaaaggagaagaaaagaggtacgggagagaactttgatactctgtttttgccaaccttctacagccttcaatggcttaaatataTCATATGGtgaaaagacccttttgcccctaggtcatttaaggttttcTAAAGACTcctaagggtaaaatcgtcatttcccgcctattttgttaatcataattaacaccctccaattcccgttattctcgatattctcaaataccaataattcatatcctgttacccttttatTCTCGGCAaagctctaatcaccaaattaccccgaaactcaccccgagccccgaacttaatcccgttatgactaaaccgctaatatGCACtcaaggatcgtctcatgccaaatggcttcaacaatagatcaccgacatgcatacaaatatacaattacgccctcaacgggccaaattaccaaaatacccctgagatgaaatgtggaccaacatgcatgcatttaacatcatactataatataattcacataagcatgcatataatagtttaatggcataataaatcaattatggccatcccggcctactaatccaaccattaaaccgcattaggaatTTTGGGCCATTACAAAGGCAAAGACCCATGCTAGCACCAGATTGTTGTTACTTTTCTGTCCCGCTTTCCAATGTGGGCAATCTTTTCTCAGATGTCCTGCCTGACCACACTTGAAACATTTGTTGGTGCCAGACTAGCATTCTCTCAGGTGTCTTTTCGAGCATTTAGGACAGGTGGGCTGCTTTACTCTGTTGCTTTGGTGATTCCCACGGTTCTGATCATTGTAACGACTGTTGCAGTTACTAGGGTGGTTCAAAGTGTTGTGACTGTTGTTATTCGTGGCTGGGGGTCTCGATATCTTGCCAGTGCCATTATTCTGCCCTTCATTAGCTTTCCTCTTGTTGCCCTCATTGAAGCCCTTGTTTCGGTGGGCCTCTCTTCTAGCAGCATTGTCCTTCCATATTCGATCCTACAAGTATTCTGCCTCAAGTGCCCTATCTATTACTTCAGCGTAACTGACCACTTCAGCACTTGTCATCTTAACGTCCCTAGAAATCATAGGCTTGAGTCCCCTCATGAACCTTTGGACTCGCAGAGCTTAAGTTGGTACAACTTTAGGAGTGAATTTTTCCAACCAATCGAACCTCTGTACATAATCAGTGACAGATGATTTCCCTGAACCAAAGTCATGAACTCGTCTACTTGGTTGCTAACAcggccacactgtaatacttcttgctaAAAGCCTACACGAAATCttcccaagtcatggtattcagGTCTCGAGTGTGTTTAATAACATAACACCATATCCGTGCATCCAACTTAAGCAAGTGGGCTGCACATGAGATTCTCTGACGATCATTTAACTCCATATGATCGAAGATAGCCTCAACTAATCTTAACCAATCTTTCGCCACCATGGGATCAACTTTCCCTTCAAAGGTCGGCGGGGCTTGCTTTCTGAAACGTTCATAAACAGACTTAAAACCATAAGTCAcaggtagtggtgcaggtggtggtgatGGTGACTGAGGCTACGCCACTGTACTTGAGGCACTTGGGGCATTTGGGGCACTTGGGGCACTTGCCTAGCATGTGCTAATTCCTCATCTCTCAGCTTATTTGTTCCCTTAACCTTGCTACCTCTGCGACCAGATCCACAGTTGGTGCAGTTGGGGCTGCAGGTTGGACTGATGGCATTCCTACTTCAGGAGTTGTCATGGCCTTAGATcttgtggagacaccctttcCTCGGCCTCCTCCTCTTCCCTTGCCTCCTCGTCCTCTTGTcgacattatgagattctaaggcaccaaaagaaaatcataagagaggacaaatcgcataatggtttgatagatatttgTGAAAATCATACATTCCAAACCCAcaccatttagagtttgcaagaggaaaaatattaaaccatagtgttgtaccctaatttcagcacgagtccttcactTAGCGCAGGTACAACtagcaaataaatatatggaaaaaaTAACCAGGGAATCCATTTATTGTCCACGTGGACAGCTTAGTTTGCACATTGGTTATACGAGCTAGGGATACAGAGGTTTTGAAGCACGAGCTCTGAATATTCAAATGGCTGCCGAAAACTCGGAGAAATATCCAGCTAGTGGTAACTCAAAAATATTGCAtacccgcggatccccaaagactcgggtatttttatacgattatttatgaccaatcttccatatttaatgtcccatatATTAGGAGAtcatttactttgtgatcaaatcatatcctggtataaatgggaatagtttatattaaatgtgatataaatatgtaaatctgtgattgactcacgcagttacccaaacctgtccatggaatttctctataaatactgaaaaTATTAGACAGGGAAGGGGACGATGATTCTataatactaaaactctgccaaaatagagagggAAACAACAAtgatatagactcgtggactaggtggattttaaccactgaaccacgtaaaatatttgtgttcttgtgaattcatttcatattttggtttattactaagcactaatcaaccttattatttcttaaatacactgttggcgaaaaaccgcgtcaacacatagCATTCAAAGTGTGTTcaaaattattccaaaaattCAAACAACTCATAAAGTATTCAATAACCAAAAACATAAGTCCTTAgggtttttaaagaaaaatatccCATCTTATTCATTAACATTTCATTGTACTATCTACGTGATGGACTCAAGTCCTCCACTGTGGACTCGTCCCCAGAACTGTAGTCCTCTGAGATGTCGAAGTAGTCGGGGGCACTCGCCAATGCTCTCATTTTAGCGCTCACTAGTGGTATGGCATGAACTACCTCTTGACATGCCATAGCTCCTTCCAAATCGTGTACCCTCTCATAACGCTCCTCCATCTCTCCATTGTCCATTTTTACCATAACTGGCTCCTCACGACTAAAATCGTAGTTATCCATAAGATCGTAGATCACGTACTCGAAGGTGCTAAAGTCTAGGTCATCCTGAATGACGTTGTGCCATGACATAGCTAACTGGAGAAGGGCCTTGCGATACACCGACAATGCTTCCCTTAACACCCAGTATTGCTCTATAGGCCATAGCAATGCTCATATTTTGTTCATGATTCCTTGAATACGATCGCAAACCACGACCATGGTTTTTAACACCGCAATCCTCCAATCGTAGGGGTCCTCCTCAAGAGAGACCTTGGGTATCGCGCGAATTTCCTTAAGTAGCTGCTTCTTAGTGGTTTTTATAACGAGAGGCATCTTACTGTATTGAATAACAAAACTATAAAATTAAGTGGTTGGAGGACATTTCTTAGGGTCCTGGTTATTAGGGAgggaaaacttaaaaaaatactcAGTTTATTATCGAATTATCCATACTTATTCATATAACTAATTTAAGTAAGTTCTTACTGATTTTTTGATATAAACTTACCAAACTATCCTTATTGCACATTCATCACAATTCACCATcttctcataataataataataataataataatattaagggCATAATATGATGTTAAACTAAAAAATGAGTTTTTTTGTAAAGTTTTTGGACAGGAGGCATTCTTTAACTAGAAACACAAACAATGGGGTGTAGAATCTAATATTCACTATTATTAGGGAGCAAACTATAAACAATTCTGAACTAGGCCAGCCCATGAATAGAGATGGACCTTTACTATTACACAATATATGTTTGGTAAGGATGGAAAATAATATGGATAAATAATGTAAAAGAATAAGAGAGTgcatttgtcaaaaaaaaaagaataagataGTGTGAATCTCTTGTATTGTTTAACTGGATAGGTGAATGGTAGGAaagataattattatttattgatAAAATTGTCATATTATCCTTTTTTTAATTACTTTTGAAAAAGATCTAATTGGTATTATGCACGAAAAATAGAAAGAGGGCTCACTTTCTTCCAATAATACAAggattaaaaattataattaaaattaattttcatcAGTGAGCATTTggtcaatttttaaaaaaaattatgattgaaTGAAGATTTCTAAGCTCTTTCCTCCTCTCTCTTTTCACCTATCCCTCCTACCATAAATGATTTTATTTCTCCCTCCACTTTTTTCTTCCTACCAAACAGCCTTGAAAActaattgtagatttttttttataaattttaaaaatgaaataaaGGGTGTAGGTATTTCATAAATATTAGTTGATaaaatttatgatattttttgctctaaaaaaaaaatcagtagtGTCATTGTGCCCCTAACTCAACATCATTCTAGAAATTTACTAGAATCACGGATGGAAATGAAATTGACACGCTTTATTCCAATAACTATTTATGGAGTTTACCAAGTACCAACATCAACATCAAATAATAATTTCAACTTAGAAAAGATAAACTCATAGGATAGAAGAGATAATAATTTCAATCTCACGGCAGCTGGAAATCGATCCCTAAATGATATTAATTTCAATTttaaaactagaaaaaaaaatgttGGTTAAGACTGCGAAACCAGCATCAAATAATAGAAAGTGAAAGTTTCACTCTTTAGATTATACAAGTTTTTGTTGGAACTGTATTGAATTATATACTTAAGCAATCATTGCCTTATAAATTTTGCTGCTTGTGATGTCTGATtatttcctttaaaaaaaaacatcTCTTTCTACATAGTCGACTTGATATGAGTTTGGCTTAGTGTTTCGATTTGACATTTCTCGTGAAAGTTTTTCTGGTGCAAATTATATTAACTTTGGtcttctcttttctttattttgttcttataAGGCGTTGGACTGAATCAGAGTACAAAGAAAAAGCTAAGTGCAAATAAAACAAATTTTGgtcttctcattttttttttgttcttataAGGCGTTGGACTGAATAatagtacaaaaaaaaaagttaagttGAAAACACTTGCGATTATTAGAGTAGCAATCATTCAGTCATAAATAAACTCCTATCTTTAGCAATAACAAGACAACCTAATTACAATACCATACAACGACGGTATATATTAAGAAAATCATGTTATGACTTCACCAAATaccataaaatatatttaaatatacatATCATATATTACTATCAATATCAGATCTTTTACATTAACACCAGATATTGTTGAAACTCAAATAAGACAATGCAAACGACAAAAGGAGATCCTTTACTGAAGATATTAATGCATTGTCACATACTTATTTTTCTCTTATCGTTTTGTGAAAGACGATTCATTGAATGAAAGCAACTACCCTATAAGACAAATATACTGCTAAATTTGATGAGTACCAACTCCAGGGAGGGAATTCAAAATCAGGTTCCTTCCGTACTGATGCAATTTGCAAGCAAAGCAAGTATTATGTACACAAAACAAATCTATGGCGCTTGTGGCCAACCCATATGGCAATGACAGCCAACACTTGGCATCTTCCGTCTCTCAATGCTCTGCAAATATTCTGATACTCAAAACAACGATCACCCTGATATTTTCCTACATCAACTTGGACCATATATTAAATATGGGGCCACTAAAAAGTGTAAGCTCTTGCATATAGTCAATGTCTCAATGATaatatgaattaaatttaattatatatacagTACTGAAATGGACATGCTTTAAACCAAACATGCTTTGGTGTATTGAAAGGCTTGATCAAAGGAAACTGAACAGTTGCTTGTTTTGTAATGTGAGGTACTAAATGTCACATTACAAACTCTTGCATTTGTAATGTGTTTTTGAAAGGTTTGCTGCTATATCAGTTTATATGGCTTCTTTCACTTTCATTACATTACATTACATTGCAGCTTCAGTTTCAGTTTCCTTTTTCATCAGGCTCATTCTTTTCACCGTAATAAGAATAATTATAATAAACTCTTTACATACCATTTTTTGAAATTCTTAAACAGTATAGCTCCAAAACACAAAAGCCAGGAACCACGAACAGTAACTTTATCTGGTGATGCAGAACGAACGTCTGCTCAAAACAGGAGAGATCTCATAAACAATGCAGAGAAAATCATGTTTTATATGTTGTTTGCTTCTTACGTGAATTTAGTCTACatggtttttctttttctgtaTAACGTAGCCTCTCTCTCATATTCACAACAAACTAATGGATATTCTAGCATTGCAGAGCTCTCTTTGACGAAAACGCTTGTAAAAACACTAGACTAAAGTCACGTTATCTTGTGCAATGATCCCAGTAACTTTATCTGGTGCTTTAGAACGTCTGCTCAAAAGAGAGCTTATAAACAATGCgtggaaaatcaatcaaaacaagaCCATCTAACATGAAATGGATATTCTAGCACTGCAGAGCTCTCTTTGACGAAAACGCTTGTAAACACTAGACTAAAGTCACGTTATCTGGTGCAATGACCCCATGTAACTTTATCTGGTGCTTTAGAACGTCTGCTCAAAAGAGAGCTTATATACAATGCgtggaaaatcaatcaaaacaagaCTTTCTAGCATGAAATGAAACCTTATGTTAACTTATTGAATACTGATGAACTGTTAAGTTTGTATGGTTGTTTGATTCTATGTAACCTCTCATATTCACAAGAGAGTAACAGATATTTTAACACTATATAGAGCTAACTATTGATATATAATGCTTGTAAACCATTCCTATCGTGGCCCTAATGTAGCACAAGTAAATATGATTTTCCCTCTCCACTTTTTGCTAACACTGCCTTAGAACTCACTTGTTATGCGTAATAAACTATAGCACAGAATTCCTTGATCTATAATATAACTCGAGTGAAAGAGTTTTTCCCTCTACACTTTTTGCTAACACAGCCTTAGTACTCACTTGTTGTGCGTAATAAACTAAGTACAGAATTCCTCTACACTTTTTGCTATAACAGCCTTAGTACTCACTTGTTGTGTGTATGTACAATCCCACTTAAAAATCCCATTGCACCCAAAAAAACCAAAGCTTTTATATAATATCTTAACTCACAATGATACAGCAGCACGTGATGATGATGGTCTTCTTCAAAATCTGATAACGGCATTAACAAACACATTCATTTTTTTGGCTATTAGTTTAAACAATACATTACCACGTTGAGTATCAGATCACTTGATGTACAGCAGTTGAAAACGATTCTTGAGGACCAAATTTGCCTTTGCACGAAAAAATCTACATGAAACTTATTACCGAGACCACCTCTCTTTTATGTATCACAGAAGAAATAAGGGTCAAGTAATCAGGTAGAGATATAGCAAAACAAAGAGCACAagaacaaaaaatataaaaatatcgaACCGACAATGTCAACTACCAACTGCAACTTGGATGACAAAACAAAATTCAGTTGTGGTTCTTGAAGCTCGCAGGTACATCTTTAGTCCAGATCATCAACAGCTTTTTTCTACAATCTACATTCATTTGAGAACCAAGACAAAAGGAGCAACAAATTACAAACAAGGCATAGTACATGGGGTTTTAAAGCtaggttttttctttcttttttttctctcttttttttttcttcccctTTCTAGGGTAGTGAAATGAAACAGAAACTTAAAATTAACTTATCATGCATTAGATACGAAAAATTTAAAGCTGCCATAGCCTCTTGTCCAAACCAACGCTTGCAACCTACCTAAACCAAGATAGAAAGAAAAATATTGAGAGGAAAAAAGATGGACAATATGGAAAGAGAAAGTGACTTGACAAAGTAGTTAATAAAGGGGTTAGAACCAGAAGAAACAAGATAGTTTCCACCAATATTCTTCTCTCTGTGAGTTCCTCTTGTTCTCTGTCAAATAGAAAGAAACCCAGGTGAATGTTATGAGCTAATGGCTTCTTCTTTTTTAGGAGACCCAAGTGAATTTTTCTTACACCCAGGCCTTCTTTTTTTTGGAAAAACAGTAGTTAACTTTTTTTTGGAAGGGATCTAAGCCCCATCATAGCTTTTGTACCTAGGACTTGAACCCAAGTAACCAAAACGATCAGTTAACACATTAACATCTTCATCTTCAACCGCTTTAGCTTCCTCACTAAACAACTCTTCCCAAAACCCATCATCAAGTTCTCTATCCCCACTCTCTGGTGGCTCAAGTTCTTCATCTCCTTCCTCCTGCTCCACTCTCAGCTTCCCAAAACCTTGCATCTCAAGTGCCAAAGCTTCTAGCTCTGACACTTCAAAACCATAATTACTACTCTCATGAGGCTCAACTTTGATTGAGCCATGACTTGTTTCAATCCCACTGGACCTGCTGCTAGGCCCTTGATCAATAGGCCTTCTTCTTTTCTTAGTCATGGCTTCCTCAATGACTTTTCTCCTCTCTTTCTGTTGAACTAACTGCTGTAGAAAAGCTGGGTTTTTCATTGCTCTAGCTAAGAAAGCCATCATTTGTTGCTGCTTCATTTCTGTTCCTTGTAACCTTTGCTCCATAGCTTGAAGATAAGCTCTAGTGTTCTGCTGCTGTTGTCTCAGTTTGACCAACTCCATCATC
The genomic region above belongs to Humulus lupulus chromosome 1, drHumLupu1.1, whole genome shotgun sequence and contains:
- the LOC133791456 gene encoding heat stress transcription factor A-2c-like; translated protein: MFELFFNSVVPNIELFDQNPSYPIRPLDKVTKTQEKLRESQFQGMNFLYPVKEEYPGSGSSSSSQYVCGDSQPLTMPAPQPMEGLHDVGPPPFLTKTYDMVDDPSTNRVVSWSKDGSSFVVWDPHAFALNLLPRYFKHNNFSSFVRQLNTYGFRKIDADRWEFANEGFIRDQKHLLKSIRRRRASSQPFPHEQQALGPCVELGRFGLDAEIDRLRRDKQVLMMELVKLRQQQQNTRAYLQAMEQRLQGTEMKQQQMMAFLARAMKNPAFLQQLVQQKERRKVIEEAMTKKRRRPIDQGPSSRSSGIETSHGSIKVEPHESSNYGFEVSELEALALEMQGFGKLRVEQEEGDEELEPPESGDRELDDGFWEELFSEEAKAVEDEDVNVLTDRFGYLGSSPREQEELTERRILVETILFLLVLTPLLTTLSSHFLFPYCPSFFLSIFFFLSWFR